The window ACTCCACCGGCGGGCGGTACAGCAGCGTCAGTTTGGCGGGCAGCGCGATATCCCCGGCGACCCGCTGTTGGGGAATGCGCCAGCCGGGCAGCATTTCGCTGCTGGGGGCGATCACGCTGTTGGGGATCGGCAGGTTGCCCAGCAGGCCGGATTGCTGGATCAGCATCAGCAGCTTTTGCCCCTGCGCCTGGTTGAGCATGCCGTGTTTCAGGTTCACCGCCAGGTAACACCAGCCCAGGCTCATGCTGCGCTGCACCGGCCTGGCCTGCGCCAGATCTTCCTGCTGGCCGATGGTGATGCGCACCGGGTGCTGGCAGCTGGTATAGGCATCGTTTAGCGGTAAATCGGGGGTGATCCAGTATTCTATATTTTCCAGGTACGGGTGCTGGAGGTGATAAAAAGCGTGCTGTTCCAGTCGCACCAGGTGTGGTTCATTCAGCGCCAGCTTGAACGGCCCGGCGCCGATGGCCGGCAGTTCGGGATGGGTGAGCAGGCAGGGCAGTTCCGCCAGCCGGTGCGCCAGCCAGTAATCCGGCAGCTGCAGATCAAACTGAATGCACAGCGGATGCGGCAGGCTGACGGACGCCACGTTGGCCAGGCTGGGCTGGCTGCGCGGATGCTGCCGTAGCTGTTCCAGCGTTTGCAGCAGCTGTTGGCCGGTAATGGGATCGCCGTTATGCCAGCGCAGCCGGCTGCGCAGGAAAAACTGCCAGCGCCGGCCGTTATTGCCAATCTGCCAGTGATGGGCCAGGTCCGGCTGCGGCTCCGGGTTGCCGGTGGTCAGCCGCGTCAGCCCGGCATGCAGGGTTGAAACCAGGTGCTGTTCGGCGCGCCCGGTGAGCGTGAGCGGATCGAGGTTTTCCAGCGTGCGGTAATAAGGAATGCGCAGCGTTGGGCTGCCGGCCTGCCACTGGCCGCCGAGATGCGGGCTGAGCAGGCCTTGCAAACGCTGAGGATCCAGCTGCGCCATCTCTAGCGCCCCCTGATGGTTGCCCTGCAGCAGCAGCTGTTGCAGCAGCTGTGCGCGCAGTTCGTCCGGGGTTTTCAGGCAGTGCAGGCGCGCGCGTTTGCCGCGGCCCGGCTGCGATTGCCAGCTCAGCCAACCCTGTTCCTGCAGCTGTTGCACCAGGGTGCGCGCATGGCGTTCGCTGCAGTAGAACATCGCCGCCAGCTCACCGATGGTGATCGCCACCGGCGCGCTGCCGAGCCGTTGGTGCAAGCGTTGATATTGGCTGAGACGATGGACCAGGCGCATGGGGATGAAATCCGGAACGGTTTTCACGAATTGTTCACTATTACTTCCGCAAATACCACCTCATACTGCACTGATTGCAATCATCTTCACATTCATAAGAGGTCTCTATGTATCGCCTGGCAGCTTTCGATATGGACGGCACATTGTTGATGCCGGATCACCGCGTTGGCCCAGAAACGCTGGCGGTACTGAACCAGCTGGTGGAAAGAGGGATGGCGGTGACCTTCGCCACCGGCCGCCATTACCTCGATGCGCAACCGATTATGGCGCAGCTTGGCCTGCAGGGGTATCTGATCACCGGCAACGGCACGCGGGTGTACGACAATCAGGGGCGGCAGCTGCACGCCACCGATCTGCCCGGCGAAGTGGCCGAAAGGGTATTGCAGCACCGCTGGCGCACCGAAGCCAGCATGCACGTGTTTCGCGACGAAGGCTGGATGACCGAGTTCGCCGTGCCGGAAGAGATGCTGCTGGCCCACCACCTGAGCGGCTTTCGCTTCCAGCTGGCTGAACCTCGCCGGCTGCCGGCGACAGGCAACAGTAAGGTGTGCTTCGTGGGGGCGCATGAGGAACTGTTGGAACTCCAGGAGCAGCTGCAGGCGCAGCTTGGCGATGCCGCAGACCTGTGCTTTTCCGCCTACGAGTGCCTGGAAGTGTTGCCGGTCGGCTGTAACAAGGGCTCGGCGCTGGAGGCGCTCAGCGGCCATCTCGGTTTGACCATGGCCGACTGCATGGCGTTTGGCGATGCGATGAATGACAAAGAGATGCTGGCGGCGGTGGGGCACGGCGTGGTGATGGGCAACGCCCTGCCGCAGCTGAAATCCTTGCTGCCGCAGCTGCCGGTTATCGGCCACTGCCGGCAGCAGGCGGTGGCTCATTATTTAGCACATTGGCTGCGTTCACCTGGCCTCACCTATTCCCCCGAATTATGAGGTTTATTACAGCCGGCCGGGTATTGCTACCCGGCTTTTTTTATAAGTCGGCCAGCTGCGCCAGATACTGCTGCAGGTCGCCGATATTATTGCTGACCCACTCTTCGTTGTAATAGGTATCCAGATAGCGTTCGCCGCTGTCGCACAGCAGGGTGACGATCGCGCCCTGTTCGCCTTTTTCCCGCATCTGTTTCGCCAGCTGCAGCGCGCCCCATACGTTGGTACCGGT is drawn from Serratia entomophila and contains these coding sequences:
- a CDS encoding SgrR family transcriptional regulator gives rise to the protein MRLVHRLSQYQRLHQRLGSAPVAITIGELAAMFYCSERHARTLVQQLQEQGWLSWQSQPGRGKRARLHCLKTPDELRAQLLQQLLLQGNHQGALEMAQLDPQRLQGLLSPHLGGQWQAGSPTLRIPYYRTLENLDPLTLTGRAEQHLVSTLHAGLTRLTTGNPEPQPDLAHHWQIGNNGRRWQFFLRSRLRWHNGDPITGQQLLQTLEQLRQHPRSQPSLANVASVSLPHPLCIQFDLQLPDYWLAHRLAELPCLLTHPELPAIGAGPFKLALNEPHLVRLEQHAFYHLQHPYLENIEYWITPDLPLNDAYTSCQHPVRITIGQQEDLAQARPVQRSMSLGWCYLAVNLKHGMLNQAQGQKLLMLIQQSGLLGNLPIPNSVIAPSSEMLPGWRIPQQRVAGDIALPAKLTLLYRPPVELESVTVALQQLLAQHGCELELRYSPGKRWQSAEQIAQADLLLADNLIGEAPEATLESWLRQDTLWRGILTDGAWRRQQETLQRIQQLQPQQPRFEQLKNYYLQLMRAAIITPLFHYQYQISAPPRIHGVTLTAHGWFDFCQAWLPPPVDNPGPSQPD
- the cof gene encoding HMP-PP phosphatase translates to MYRLAAFDMDGTLLMPDHRVGPETLAVLNQLVERGMAVTFATGRHYLDAQPIMAQLGLQGYLITGNGTRVYDNQGRQLHATDLPGEVAERVLQHRWRTEASMHVFRDEGWMTEFAVPEEMLLAHHLSGFRFQLAEPRRLPATGNSKVCFVGAHEELLELQEQLQAQLGDAADLCFSAYECLEVLPVGCNKGSALEALSGHLGLTMADCMAFGDAMNDKEMLAAVGHGVVMGNALPQLKSLLPQLPVIGHCRQQAVAHYLAHWLRSPGLTYSPEL